From one Erinaceus europaeus chromosome 4, mEriEur2.1, whole genome shotgun sequence genomic stretch:
- the LOC103118007 gene encoding large ribosomal subunit protein bL27m-like translates to MAVALVALRTRTAALLNPPQAAALAVRYASKKTDGSSENHGGRSPGKHFGIKELESNYIHAGNILATQRHFRWHPGAHVGLGKNKCLYALEEGIVRYTKDVYVPNPSNSGAVDLIAKLPRGAVLYRTFVHVVPAIPEGTFKLVSML, encoded by the coding sequence ATGGCGGTGGCCCTAGTGGCATTAAGGACGAGGACAGCTGCCCTGCTGAATCCCCCTCAGGCTGCTGCTCTTGCTGTTAGATATGCATCCAAGAAGACAGATGGCAGCTCCGAAAACCATGGTGGAAGGTCACCAGGCAAACACTTTGGCATAAAGGAATTAGAGAGTAACTACATTCACGCTGGCAATATCCTTGCTACTCAGCGTCACTTTCGCTGGCACCCAGGTGCCCATGTGGGATTGGGGAAGAACAAGTGCCTGTATGCCCTGGAGGAGGGCATAGTTCGCTACACCAAGGACGTTTATGTGCCCAACCCTAGCAATTCGGGGGCTGTAGATCTGATTGCCAAGCTACCCAGGGGCGCTGTGCTCTACAGGACATTTGTCCACGTTGTTCCTGCCATACCTGAGGGCACCTTCAAACTGGTGTCTATGCTCTAA